From the Homo sapiens chromosome 1, GRCh38.p14 Primary Assembly genome, one window contains:
- the CCDC17 gene encoding coiled-coil domain-containing protein 17 isoform X3 translates to MDSHSGEPALLPCGTCDMVFRSSALLATHTQRFCIGHPTQEMTFGAQASVATEPQRAAVVPQEHQGVPQEPQGLPDQQASRSALKRLTEEVQWLRLSLQEMRPWITEVPRVFAGPWTRSEARPQSPMSEAVGSPSERLRALFRTRARRVAEMEAQSRALQLRGEGEGDGGRGPRTSSALAVWLKLARAGSDSARIPSELSRRLQVVACTRGGMSRLFGLEQEIRELQAEAGRTRGALEVLGARIQELQAEPGNPLSSRREAELYSPVQKANPGTLAAEIRALREAYIRDGGRDPGVLGQIWQLQVEASALELQRSQTRRGRAGATSGELPVVEAENRRLEAEILALQMQRGRAPLGPQDLRLLGDASLQPKGRRDPPLLPPPVAPPLPPLPGFSEPQLPGTMTRNLGLDSHFLLPTSDMLGPAPYDPGAGLVIFYDFLRGLEASWIWVQLRTGLARDGRDTGRTTALPPALCLPPPPAPGPMGNCAILASRQPVPRLPPSSSVSLVCELQVWQGLAWARAPQPKAWVSLGLFDQDQRVLSGRWRLPLRALPLDPSLSLGQLNGIPQAGQAELFLRLVNARDAAVQTLAEINPASVHEYQYPPPVSSTSSLEASFLTPAVGFADPPPRTEEPLSGVKDRDEGLGPHHSSDLPPVSF, encoded by the exons ATGGACTCCCACTCTGGGGAGCCTGCGCTCCTGCCCTGTGGGACCTGTGACATGGTTTTCCGCTCCTCAGCTCTGTTAGCCACCCATACTCAGCGCTTCTGCATTGGCCACCCGACCCAAGAGATGACATTTGGAGCACAGGCATCAGTTGCCACTGAACCCCAGCGGGCCGCG GTTGTGCCACAAGAACACCAGGGCGTGCCACAAGAACCCCAGGGCCTCCCAGACCAGCAGGCCAGTAGATCTGCTCTAAAGAGGTTAACAGAGGAG gtgcagtggctgcgGCTATCCCTACAGGAAATGCGGCCCTGGATAACAGAGGTCCCCAGGGTGTTCGCGGGGCCCTGGACACGTTCCGAGGCGCGGCCTCAGAGTCCCATGTCCGAGGCGGTGGGAAGCCCCAGCGAGCGGCTGCGGGCGCTGTTCAGGACTCGCGCGAGGCGCGTGGCGGAGATGGAAGCGCAGAGCCGGGCCCTGCAGCTACGCGGCGAGGGTGAAGGAGATGGGGGACGGGGACCAAGGACCTCCTCTGCCCTCGCCGTTTGGCTTAAGCTTGCTCGGGCCGGTTCTGACTCGGCCCGCATTCCCTCAGAACTGAGCCGACGCCTCCAAGTTGTGGCCTGTACGCGGGGCGGGATGTCCCGCCTCTTCGGCCTGGAGCAGGAGATTCGAGAACTACAAGCTGAGGCCGGGAGGACGCGGGGAGCTCTAGAGGTGTTGGGGGCCCGCATTCAGGAGCTGCAGGCGGAGCCAGG GAACCCGCTGAGCTCCCGGCGAGAGGCAGAACTTTATTCTCCAGTGCAAAAGGCCAACCCGGGAACTCTGGCTGCCGAAATCCG GGCGCTGCGGGAGGCCTACATTCGAGACGGGGGCCGGGACCCCGGCGTGCTGGGCCAGATATGGCAGTTGCAGGTGGAGGCGTCTGCACTGGAGCTGCAGCGGTCGCAGACCCGCAGAG GAAGGGCAGGTGCCACCTCAGGGGAGCTTCCAGTAGTGGAGGCTGAAAACCGGCGCTTGGAGGCAGAAATCTTGGCCTTGCAAATGCAGAGGGGTCGGGCACCCTTGG GGCCCCAGGATCTGCGACTCCTGGGGGATGCCAGCCTACAACCGAAGGGGAGGAGAGATCCCCCACTCCTCCCGCCACCGGTGGCACCACCGCTGCCACCACTTCCAGGCTTCTCGGAG CCACAGCTTCCTGGAACAATGACCAGAAACCTGGGCCTGGACTCACACTTCCTCCTGCCCACATCGGACATGCTGGGCCCTGCACCCTATGATCCTGG GGCTGGCCTGGTCATTTTCTATGATTTCCTGCGGGGCCTTGAGGCTTCCTGGATTTGGGTGCAACTAAGGACTGGCTTGGCACGCGATGGACGGGATACAGGAAGGACCACAGCGTTGCCCCCAGCCCTTTGCCTGCCCCCACCTCCTGCTCCCGGGCCCATGGGCAACTGTGCCATCCTTGCCAGCAGGCAGCCTGTGCCCAG ACTACCACCCTCATCATCAGTATCTTTGGTCTGTGAGCTGCAGGTCTGGCAGGGGCTAGCATGGGCTAGGGCACCACAGCCAAAGGCTTGGGTCTCACTTGGACTATTTGACCAAGATCAGCGGGTGCTAAGTGGCCGCTGGCGCCTCCCACTTCGGGCCCTTCCTCTGGACCCCAGCCTTAGCCTTGGGCAGCTGAATGGGATTCCTCAG GCAGGTCAGGCTGAGCTCTTTCTGCGGCTGGTGAATGCAAGAGATGCAGCTGTACAGACACTGGCAGAGATCAATCCAGCAAGTGTCCATGAGTACCAGTACCCACCTCCG GTGTCCAGCACATCTTCACTGGAAGCCAGCTTCCTCACCCCCGCAGTTGGCTTTGCTGATCCCCCACCTCGTACAGAAGAGCCCCTCAGTGGAGTCAAGGATAGAGATGAGGGTTTGGGCCCTCACCACAGTTCTGACTTGCCCCCAGTGAGTTTCTGA
- the CCDC17 gene encoding coiled-coil domain-containing protein 17 isoform X9, with product MSRLFGLEQEIRELQAEAGRTRGALEVLGARIQELQAEPGNPLSSRREAELYSPVQKANPGTLAAEIRALREAYIRDGGRDPGVLGQIWQLQVEASALELQRSQTRRGRAGATSGELPVVEAENRRLEAEILALQMQRGRAPLGPQDLRLLGDASLQPKGRRDPPLLPPPVAPPLPPLPGFSEPQLPGTMTRNLGLDSHFLLPTSDMLGPAPYDPGAGLVIFYDFLRGLEASWIWVQLRTGLARDGRDTGRTTALPPALCLPPPPAPGPMGNCAILASRQPVPRLPPSSSVSLVCELQVWQGLAWARAPQPKAWVSLGLFDQDQRVLSGRWRLPLRALPLDPSLSLGQLNGIPQVSVVRRDWAYSKVQVQYHFISPQAGQAELFLRLVNARDAAVQTLAEINPASVHEYQYPPPVSSTSSLEASFLTPAVGFADPPPRTEEPLSGVKDRDEGLGPHHSSDLPPVSF from the exons ATGTCCCGCCTCTTCGGCCTGGAGCAGGAGATTCGAGAACTACAAGCTGAGGCCGGGAGGACGCGGGGAGCTCTAGAGGTGTTGGGGGCCCGCATTCAGGAGCTGCAGGCGGAGCCAGG GAACCCGCTGAGCTCCCGGCGAGAGGCAGAACTTTATTCTCCAGTGCAAAAGGCCAACCCGGGAACTCTGGCTGCCGAAATCCG GGCGCTGCGGGAGGCCTACATTCGAGACGGGGGCCGGGACCCCGGCGTGCTGGGCCAGATATGGCAGTTGCAGGTGGAGGCGTCTGCACTGGAGCTGCAGCGGTCGCAGACCCGCAGAG GAAGGGCAGGTGCCACCTCAGGGGAGCTTCCAGTAGTGGAGGCTGAAAACCGGCGCTTGGAGGCAGAAATCTTGGCCTTGCAAATGCAGAGGGGTCGGGCACCCTTGG GGCCCCAGGATCTGCGACTCCTGGGGGATGCCAGCCTACAACCGAAGGGGAGGAGAGATCCCCCACTCCTCCCGCCACCGGTGGCACCACCGCTGCCACCACTTCCAGGCTTCTCGGAG CCACAGCTTCCTGGAACAATGACCAGAAACCTGGGCCTGGACTCACACTTCCTCCTGCCCACATCGGACATGCTGGGCCCTGCACCCTATGATCCTGG GGCTGGCCTGGTCATTTTCTATGATTTCCTGCGGGGCCTTGAGGCTTCCTGGATTTGGGTGCAACTAAGGACTGGCTTGGCACGCGATGGACGGGATACAGGAAGGACCACAGCGTTGCCCCCAGCCCTTTGCCTGCCCCCACCTCCTGCTCCCGGGCCCATGGGCAACTGTGCCATCCTTGCCAGCAGGCAGCCTGTGCCCAG ACTACCACCCTCATCATCAGTATCTTTGGTCTGTGAGCTGCAGGTCTGGCAGGGGCTAGCATGGGCTAGGGCACCACAGCCAAAGGCTTGGGTCTCACTTGGACTATTTGACCAAGATCAGCGGGTGCTAAGTGGCCGCTGGCGCCTCCCACTTCGGGCCCTTCCTCTGGACCCCAGCCTTAGCCTTGGGCAGCTGAATGGGATTCCTCAGGTGAGTGTGGTGCGCAGGGATTGGGCATACAGCAAAGTACAAGTGCAATACCATTTCATCTCTCCCCAGGCAGGTCAGGCTGAGCTCTTTCTGCGGCTGGTGAATGCAAGAGATGCAGCTGTACAGACACTGGCAGAGATCAATCCAGCAAGTGTCCATGAGTACCAGTACCCACCTCCG GTGTCCAGCACATCTTCACTGGAAGCCAGCTTCCTCACCCCCGCAGTTGGCTTTGCTGATCCCCCACCTCGTACAGAAGAGCCCCTCAGTGGAGTCAAGGATAGAGATGAGGGTTTGGGCCCTCACCACAGTTCTGACTTGCCCCCAGTGAGTTTCTGA
- the CCDC17 gene encoding coiled-coil domain-containing protein 17 isoform X1: MDSHSGEPALLPCGTCDMVFRSSALLATHTQRFCIGHPTQEMTFGAQASVATEPQRAAVVPQEHQGVPQEPQGLPDQQASRSALKRLTEEVQWLRLSLQEMRPWITEVPRVFAGPWTRSEARPQSPMSEAVGSPSERLRALFRTRARRVAEMEAQSRALQLRGEGEGDGGRGPRTSSALAVWLKLARAGSDSARIPSELSRRLQVVACTRGGMSRLFGLEQEIRELQAEAGRTRGALEVLGARIQELQAEPGNPLSSRREAELYSPVQKANPGTLAAEIRALREAYIRDGGRDPGVLGQIWQLQVEASALELQRSQTRRGRAGATSGELPVVEAENRRLEAEILALQMQRGRAPLGPQDLRLLGDASLQPKGRRDPPLLPPPVAPPLPPLPGFSEPQLPGTMTRNLGLDSHFLLPTSDMLGPAPYDPGAGLVIFYDFLRGLEASWIWVQLRTGLARDGRDTGRTTALPPALCLPPPPAPGPMGNCAILASRQPVPRLPPSSSVSLVCELQVWQGLAWARAPQPKAWVSLGLFDQDQRVLSGRWRLPLRALPLDPSLSLGQLNGIPQVSVVRRDWAYSKVQVQYHFISPQAGQAELFLRLVNARDAAVQTLAEINPASVHEYQYPPPVSSTSSLEASFLTPAVGFADPPPRTEEPLSGVKDRDEGLGPHHSSDLPPVSF; encoded by the exons ATGGACTCCCACTCTGGGGAGCCTGCGCTCCTGCCCTGTGGGACCTGTGACATGGTTTTCCGCTCCTCAGCTCTGTTAGCCACCCATACTCAGCGCTTCTGCATTGGCCACCCGACCCAAGAGATGACATTTGGAGCACAGGCATCAGTTGCCACTGAACCCCAGCGGGCCGCG GTTGTGCCACAAGAACACCAGGGCGTGCCACAAGAACCCCAGGGCCTCCCAGACCAGCAGGCCAGTAGATCTGCTCTAAAGAGGTTAACAGAGGAG gtgcagtggctgcgGCTATCCCTACAGGAAATGCGGCCCTGGATAACAGAGGTCCCCAGGGTGTTCGCGGGGCCCTGGACACGTTCCGAGGCGCGGCCTCAGAGTCCCATGTCCGAGGCGGTGGGAAGCCCCAGCGAGCGGCTGCGGGCGCTGTTCAGGACTCGCGCGAGGCGCGTGGCGGAGATGGAAGCGCAGAGCCGGGCCCTGCAGCTACGCGGCGAGGGTGAAGGAGATGGGGGACGGGGACCAAGGACCTCCTCTGCCCTCGCCGTTTGGCTTAAGCTTGCTCGGGCCGGTTCTGACTCGGCCCGCATTCCCTCAGAACTGAGCCGACGCCTCCAAGTTGTGGCCTGTACGCGGGGCGGGATGTCCCGCCTCTTCGGCCTGGAGCAGGAGATTCGAGAACTACAAGCTGAGGCCGGGAGGACGCGGGGAGCTCTAGAGGTGTTGGGGGCCCGCATTCAGGAGCTGCAGGCGGAGCCAGG GAACCCGCTGAGCTCCCGGCGAGAGGCAGAACTTTATTCTCCAGTGCAAAAGGCCAACCCGGGAACTCTGGCTGCCGAAATCCG GGCGCTGCGGGAGGCCTACATTCGAGACGGGGGCCGGGACCCCGGCGTGCTGGGCCAGATATGGCAGTTGCAGGTGGAGGCGTCTGCACTGGAGCTGCAGCGGTCGCAGACCCGCAGAG GAAGGGCAGGTGCCACCTCAGGGGAGCTTCCAGTAGTGGAGGCTGAAAACCGGCGCTTGGAGGCAGAAATCTTGGCCTTGCAAATGCAGAGGGGTCGGGCACCCTTGG GGCCCCAGGATCTGCGACTCCTGGGGGATGCCAGCCTACAACCGAAGGGGAGGAGAGATCCCCCACTCCTCCCGCCACCGGTGGCACCACCGCTGCCACCACTTCCAGGCTTCTCGGAG CCACAGCTTCCTGGAACAATGACCAGAAACCTGGGCCTGGACTCACACTTCCTCCTGCCCACATCGGACATGCTGGGCCCTGCACCCTATGATCCTGG GGCTGGCCTGGTCATTTTCTATGATTTCCTGCGGGGCCTTGAGGCTTCCTGGATTTGGGTGCAACTAAGGACTGGCTTGGCACGCGATGGACGGGATACAGGAAGGACCACAGCGTTGCCCCCAGCCCTTTGCCTGCCCCCACCTCCTGCTCCCGGGCCCATGGGCAACTGTGCCATCCTTGCCAGCAGGCAGCCTGTGCCCAG ACTACCACCCTCATCATCAGTATCTTTGGTCTGTGAGCTGCAGGTCTGGCAGGGGCTAGCATGGGCTAGGGCACCACAGCCAAAGGCTTGGGTCTCACTTGGACTATTTGACCAAGATCAGCGGGTGCTAAGTGGCCGCTGGCGCCTCCCACTTCGGGCCCTTCCTCTGGACCCCAGCCTTAGCCTTGGGCAGCTGAATGGGATTCCTCAGGTGAGTGTGGTGCGCAGGGATTGGGCATACAGCAAAGTACAAGTGCAATACCATTTCATCTCTCCCCAGGCAGGTCAGGCTGAGCTCTTTCTGCGGCTGGTGAATGCAAGAGATGCAGCTGTACAGACACTGGCAGAGATCAATCCAGCAAGTGTCCATGAGTACCAGTACCCACCTCCG GTGTCCAGCACATCTTCACTGGAAGCCAGCTTCCTCACCCCCGCAGTTGGCTTTGCTGATCCCCCACCTCGTACAGAAGAGCCCCTCAGTGGAGTCAAGGATAGAGATGAGGGTTTGGGCCCTCACCACAGTTCTGACTTGCCCCCAGTGAGTTTCTGA
- the CCDC17 gene encoding coiled-coil domain-containing protein 17 isoform 2 (isoform 2 is encoded by transcript variant 2), translated as MDSHSGEPALLPCGTCDMVFRSSALLATHTQRFCIGHPTQEMTFGAQASVATEPQRAAVVPQEHQGVPQEPQGLPDQQASRSALKRLTEEEMRPWITEVPRVFAGPWTRSEARPQSPMSEAVGSPSERLRALFRTRARRVAEMEAQSRALQLRGEELSRRLQVVACTRGGMSRLFGLEQEIRELQAEAGRTRGALEVLGARIQELQAEPGNPLSSRREAELYSPVQKANPGTLAAEIRALREAYIRDGGRDPGVLGQIWQLQVEASALELQRSQTRRGRAGATSGELPVVEAENRRLEAEILALQMQRGRAPLGPQDLRLLGDASLQPKGRRDPPLLPPPVAPPLPPLPGFSEPQLPGTMTRNLGLDSHFLLPTSDMLGPAPYDPGAGLVIFYDFLRGLEASWIWVQLRTGLARDGRDTGRTTALPPALCLPPPPAPGPMGNCAILASRQPVPRLPPSSSVSLVCELQVWQGLAWARAPQPKAWVSLGLFDQDQRVLSGRWRLPLRALPLDPSLSLGQLNGIPQAGQAELFLRLVNARDAAVQTLAEINPASVHEYQYPPPVSSTSSLEASFLTPAVGFADPPPRTEEPLSGVKDRDEGLGPHHSSDLPPVSF; from the exons ATGGACTCCCACTCTGGGGAGCCTGCGCTCCTGCCCTGTGGGACCTGTGACATGGTTTTCCGCTCCTCAGCTCTGTTAGCCACCCATACTCAGCGCTTCTGCATTGGCCACCCGACCCAAGAGATGACATTTGGAGCACAGGCATCAGTTGCCACTGAACCCCAGCGGGCCGCG GTTGTGCCACAAGAACACCAGGGCGTGCCACAAGAACCCCAGGGCCTCCCAGACCAGCAGGCCAGTAGATCTGCTCTAAAGAGGTTAACAGAGGAG GAAATGCGGCCCTGGATAACAGAGGTCCCCAGGGTGTTCGCGGGGCCCTGGACACGTTCCGAGGCGCGGCCTCAGAGTCCCATGTCCGAGGCGGTGGGAAGCCCCAGCGAGCGGCTGCGGGCGCTGTTCAGGACTCGCGCGAGGCGCGTGGCGGAGATGGAAGCGCAGAGCCGGGCCCTGCAGCTACGCGGCGAGG AACTGAGCCGACGCCTCCAAGTTGTGGCCTGTACGCGGGGCGGGATGTCCCGCCTCTTCGGCCTGGAGCAGGAGATTCGAGAACTACAAGCTGAGGCCGGGAGGACGCGGGGAGCTCTAGAGGTGTTGGGGGCCCGCATTCAGGAGCTGCAGGCGGAGCCAGG GAACCCGCTGAGCTCCCGGCGAGAGGCAGAACTTTATTCTCCAGTGCAAAAGGCCAACCCGGGAACTCTGGCTGCCGAAATCCG GGCGCTGCGGGAGGCCTACATTCGAGACGGGGGCCGGGACCCCGGCGTGCTGGGCCAGATATGGCAGTTGCAGGTGGAGGCGTCTGCACTGGAGCTGCAGCGGTCGCAGACCCGCAGAG GAAGGGCAGGTGCCACCTCAGGGGAGCTTCCAGTAGTGGAGGCTGAAAACCGGCGCTTGGAGGCAGAAATCTTGGCCTTGCAAATGCAGAGGGGTCGGGCACCCTTGG GGCCCCAGGATCTGCGACTCCTGGGGGATGCCAGCCTACAACCGAAGGGGAGGAGAGATCCCCCACTCCTCCCGCCACCGGTGGCACCACCGCTGCCACCACTTCCAGGCTTCTCGGAG CCACAGCTTCCTGGAACAATGACCAGAAACCTGGGCCTGGACTCACACTTCCTCCTGCCCACATCGGACATGCTGGGCCCTGCACCCTATGATCCTGG GGCTGGCCTGGTCATTTTCTATGATTTCCTGCGGGGCCTTGAGGCTTCCTGGATTTGGGTGCAACTAAGGACTGGCTTGGCACGCGATGGACGGGATACAGGAAGGACCACAGCGTTGCCCCCAGCCCTTTGCCTGCCCCCACCTCCTGCTCCCGGGCCCATGGGCAACTGTGCCATCCTTGCCAGCAGGCAGCCTGTGCCCAG ACTACCACCCTCATCATCAGTATCTTTGGTCTGTGAGCTGCAGGTCTGGCAGGGGCTAGCATGGGCTAGGGCACCACAGCCAAAGGCTTGGGTCTCACTTGGACTATTTGACCAAGATCAGCGGGTGCTAAGTGGCCGCTGGCGCCTCCCACTTCGGGCCCTTCCTCTGGACCCCAGCCTTAGCCTTGGGCAGCTGAATGGGATTCCTCAG GCAGGTCAGGCTGAGCTCTTTCTGCGGCTGGTGAATGCAAGAGATGCAGCTGTACAGACACTGGCAGAGATCAATCCAGCAAGTGTCCATGAGTACCAGTACCCACCTCCG GTGTCCAGCACATCTTCACTGGAAGCCAGCTTCCTCACCCCCGCAGTTGGCTTTGCTGATCCCCCACCTCGTACAGAAGAGCCCCTCAGTGGAGTCAAGGATAGAGATGAGGGTTTGGGCCCTCACCACAGTTCTGACTTGCCCCCAGTGAGTTTCTGA
- the CCDC17 gene encoding coiled-coil domain-containing protein 17 isoform X7: protein MDSHSGEPALLPCGTCDMVFRSSALLATHTQRFCIGHPTQEMTFGAQASVATEPQRAAVQWLRLSLQEMRPWITEVPRVFAGPWTRSEARPQSPMSEAVGSPSERLRALFRTRARRVAEMEAQSRALQLRGEELSRRLQVVACTRGGMSRLFGLEQEIRELQAEAGRTRGALEVLGARIQELQAEPGNPLSSRREAELYSPVQKANPGTLAAEIRALREAYIRDGGRDPGVLGQIWQLQVEASALELQRSQTRRGRAGATSGELPVVEAENRRLEAEILALQMQRGRAPLGPQDLRLLGDASLQPKGRRDPPLLPPPVAPPLPPLPGFSEPQLPGTMTRNLGLDSHFLLPTSDMLGPAPYDPGAGLVIFYDFLRGLEASWIWVQLRTGLARDGRDTGRTTALPPALCLPPPPAPGPMGNCAILASRQPVPRLPPSSSVSLVCELQVWQGLAWARAPQPKAWVSLGLFDQDQRVLSGRWRLPLRALPLDPSLSLGQLNGIPQVSVVRRDWAYSKVQVQYHFISPQAGQAELFLRLVNARDAAVQTLAEINPASVHEYQYPPPVSSTSSLEASFLTPAVGFADPPPRTEEPLSGVKDRDEGLGPHHSSDLPPVSF, encoded by the exons ATGGACTCCCACTCTGGGGAGCCTGCGCTCCTGCCCTGTGGGACCTGTGACATGGTTTTCCGCTCCTCAGCTCTGTTAGCCACCCATACTCAGCGCTTCTGCATTGGCCACCCGACCCAAGAGATGACATTTGGAGCACAGGCATCAGTTGCCACTGAACCCCAGCGGGCCGCG gtgcagtggctgcgGCTATCCCTACAGGAAATGCGGCCCTGGATAACAGAGGTCCCCAGGGTGTTCGCGGGGCCCTGGACACGTTCCGAGGCGCGGCCTCAGAGTCCCATGTCCGAGGCGGTGGGAAGCCCCAGCGAGCGGCTGCGGGCGCTGTTCAGGACTCGCGCGAGGCGCGTGGCGGAGATGGAAGCGCAGAGCCGGGCCCTGCAGCTACGCGGCGAGG AACTGAGCCGACGCCTCCAAGTTGTGGCCTGTACGCGGGGCGGGATGTCCCGCCTCTTCGGCCTGGAGCAGGAGATTCGAGAACTACAAGCTGAGGCCGGGAGGACGCGGGGAGCTCTAGAGGTGTTGGGGGCCCGCATTCAGGAGCTGCAGGCGGAGCCAGG GAACCCGCTGAGCTCCCGGCGAGAGGCAGAACTTTATTCTCCAGTGCAAAAGGCCAACCCGGGAACTCTGGCTGCCGAAATCCG GGCGCTGCGGGAGGCCTACATTCGAGACGGGGGCCGGGACCCCGGCGTGCTGGGCCAGATATGGCAGTTGCAGGTGGAGGCGTCTGCACTGGAGCTGCAGCGGTCGCAGACCCGCAGAG GAAGGGCAGGTGCCACCTCAGGGGAGCTTCCAGTAGTGGAGGCTGAAAACCGGCGCTTGGAGGCAGAAATCTTGGCCTTGCAAATGCAGAGGGGTCGGGCACCCTTGG GGCCCCAGGATCTGCGACTCCTGGGGGATGCCAGCCTACAACCGAAGGGGAGGAGAGATCCCCCACTCCTCCCGCCACCGGTGGCACCACCGCTGCCACCACTTCCAGGCTTCTCGGAG CCACAGCTTCCTGGAACAATGACCAGAAACCTGGGCCTGGACTCACACTTCCTCCTGCCCACATCGGACATGCTGGGCCCTGCACCCTATGATCCTGG GGCTGGCCTGGTCATTTTCTATGATTTCCTGCGGGGCCTTGAGGCTTCCTGGATTTGGGTGCAACTAAGGACTGGCTTGGCACGCGATGGACGGGATACAGGAAGGACCACAGCGTTGCCCCCAGCCCTTTGCCTGCCCCCACCTCCTGCTCCCGGGCCCATGGGCAACTGTGCCATCCTTGCCAGCAGGCAGCCTGTGCCCAG ACTACCACCCTCATCATCAGTATCTTTGGTCTGTGAGCTGCAGGTCTGGCAGGGGCTAGCATGGGCTAGGGCACCACAGCCAAAGGCTTGGGTCTCACTTGGACTATTTGACCAAGATCAGCGGGTGCTAAGTGGCCGCTGGCGCCTCCCACTTCGGGCCCTTCCTCTGGACCCCAGCCTTAGCCTTGGGCAGCTGAATGGGATTCCTCAGGTGAGTGTGGTGCGCAGGGATTGGGCATACAGCAAAGTACAAGTGCAATACCATTTCATCTCTCCCCAGGCAGGTCAGGCTGAGCTCTTTCTGCGGCTGGTGAATGCAAGAGATGCAGCTGTACAGACACTGGCAGAGATCAATCCAGCAAGTGTCCATGAGTACCAGTACCCACCTCCG GTGTCCAGCACATCTTCACTGGAAGCCAGCTTCCTCACCCCCGCAGTTGGCTTTGCTGATCCCCCACCTCGTACAGAAGAGCCCCTCAGTGGAGTCAAGGATAGAGATGAGGGTTTGGGCCCTCACCACAGTTCTGACTTGCCCCCAGTGAGTTTCTGA